A stretch of Prionailurus bengalensis isolate Pbe53 chromosome E4, Fcat_Pben_1.1_paternal_pri, whole genome shotgun sequence DNA encodes these proteins:
- the TBX19 gene encoding T-box transcription factor TBX19, producing MAMSKLGAQKTSDGTVSRLLNVVESELQAGREKGDPTEKQLQIILEDAPLWQRFKEVTNEMIVTKNGRRMFPVLKISVTGLDPNAMYSLLLDFVPTDSHRWKYVNGEWVPAGKPEVSSHSCVYIHPDSPNFGAHWMKAPISFSKVKLTNKLNGGGQIMLNSLHKYEPQVHIVRVGGAHRMVMNCSFPETQFIAVTAYQNEEITALKIKYNPFAKAFLDAKERNHLKDIPEAVSESQHVAYSHLGGWIFSNPDGACAAGNASYQYATPLPLSATHTHHGYEHYPGLRGHRQAPYPSAYMHRNHSPSVNLIESSSNNLQVFSGADSWTSLSSTPHASILSVPHTSGPINPGPSPYPCLWTISNSGGGPAGPGPDVHASSPGTFLLGSPAVTSPLSAQAPASAGVEVLGEPSLTSIAVSTWTAVASHPFSGWGGPGGGGRHSPSSLDG from the exons ATGGCCATGAGCAAGCTGGGCGCCCAGAAGACCAGTGATGGCACTGTTTCTCGGCTGCTCAACGTGGTAGAAAGTGAGCTTCaggcagggagggaaaaaggTGACCCTACGGAGAAGCAGCTTCAGATCATCCTGGAGGACGCGCCTCTCTGGCAGAGATTCAAGGAAGTCACTAACGAAATGATCGTGACCAAGAATGGCAG ACGGATGTTCCCCGTCCTCAAGATCAGTGTCACGGGCCTGGACCCCAATGCCATGTACTCCCTCCTGCTGGACTTCGTCCCAACGGACAGTCACCGCTGGAAGTATGTCAACGGGGAATGGGTGCCCGCGGGCAAGCCAGAGGTCTCCAGCCACAGCTGCGTCTACATCCACCCGGACTCCCCCAACTTTGGGGCCCACTGGATGAAAGCTCCCATCTCCTTCAGCAAAGTGAAACTGACAAACAAGCTCAATGGAGGAGGGCAG ATAATGTTGAATTCTCTGCATAAATACGAACCTCAGGTTCACATAGTGCGCGTCGGAGGTGCCCATCGAATGGTGATGAACTGCTCCTTCCCAGAAACCCAGTTCATAGCCGTGACCGCCTATCAGAACGAGGAG ATAACAGCTCTCAAAATCAAGTACAACCCTTTTGCCAAAGCCTTCTTGGACGCCAAGGAGAG gAATCACCTAAAAGACATCCCGGAAGCTGTCTCTGAGAGCCAGCACGTGGCCTATTCTCACT TGGGAGGCTGGATCTTTTCCAATCCTGACGGAGCGTGTGCAGCAGGAAACGCCAGTTACCAGTATGCGACACCCTTGCCTCTGTCCGCAACCCACACCCACCATGGCTATGAGCACTATCCCGGCCTCCGCGGTCACCGGCAGGCTCCCTATCCTTCTGCCTACATGCATAGAAACCATTCTCCCTCAG TGAATTTGATAGAAAGCTCCAGCAATAACCTGCAAGTCTTCTCCGGAGCCGACAGCTGGACTTCCCTATCTTCCACACCCCACGCCAGCATCCTGTCTGTACCCCACACCAGCGGGCCGATCAATCCAGGGCCTAG cCCCTACCCGTGCCTGTGGACCATCAGTAACAGCGGCGGGGGCCCCGCCGGGCCGGGCCCAGACGTGCACGCCAGCTCCCCGGGGACGTTTCTCCTGGGGAGCCCGGCCGTGACTTCGCCCCTCTCTGCCCAGGCACCCGCTTCGGCCGGCGTGGAGGTTCTGGGGGAGCCTTCGCTGACCAGCATCGCCGTGTCCACCTGGACGGCGGTGGCCTCGCATCCCTTCTCGGGCTGGGGTGGCCCGGGCGGGGGAGGGCGCCATTCTCCCTCTTCACTGGATGGTTAG